In the Leptospira sp. WS4.C2 genome, one interval contains:
- a CDS encoding helix-turn-helix domain-containing protein: MSSKRSKSNTEWIYSGSDIQKIRNQWIETSNSNLPMLIIGERGVGKSFWIQRSLEQRNISSESVIRLSFQYPFSFAESLEKIKSSKQIITIYIDQITKAKPEEVLQLQQWWKSEKYEEKSKVYLYWEIHSDELEILNQKNVYTEFYDQLKSFRFELPNLKKRISELPQFVSEFLAEANEALNKKITGVEEEFFVFFKNKTFTSNISELKDMIFALVGFSSGKHLHWKQIPSHFFENQLSELEVKPGISLEVYEKEIIKANLIYTKGNREKAAKLLGISERNLYRKLHEYQLEDLS, encoded by the coding sequence GTGTCATCAAAAAGAAGTAAATCCAATACAGAATGGATTTATAGCGGATCTGATATACAAAAGATTCGCAATCAGTGGATTGAAACTTCTAACTCCAATTTACCAATGTTAATCATTGGAGAAAGAGGAGTGGGAAAAAGTTTTTGGATTCAGAGAAGTTTGGAACAAAGAAATATCTCTTCTGAATCCGTCATAAGGCTAAGTTTTCAATATCCGTTTTCTTTTGCCGAATCCTTAGAAAAAATAAAATCGTCCAAACAAATAATCACAATTTACATTGATCAAATCACAAAGGCCAAACCAGAAGAAGTTCTTCAATTACAACAGTGGTGGAAATCAGAAAAATATGAAGAGAAGTCGAAGGTATATTTGTATTGGGAAATTCATTCTGATGAGCTTGAAATTCTAAATCAAAAGAATGTATATACTGAATTTTATGACCAATTAAAATCCTTTCGTTTTGAACTTCCCAATCTCAAAAAAAGAATTTCCGAATTACCGCAGTTTGTTTCAGAATTTTTAGCGGAAGCAAATGAAGCTTTAAATAAAAAAATCACAGGTGTTGAAGAAGAGTTTTTTGTATTTTTCAAAAACAAAACCTTCACCTCAAATATCTCTGAACTCAAGGATATGATATTTGCTCTTGTAGGATTTTCTTCTGGAAAACATTTACATTGGAAACAAATTCCTTCTCATTTTTTTGAGAATCAATTATCCGAATTGGAAGTAAAACCGGGAATTAGTTTGGAAGTTTACGAAAAAGAAATCATCAAAGCAAATTTGATTTATACAAAAGGAAATAGAGAAAAAGCAGCTAAGTTACTCGGAATTTCGGAAAGAAATTTATATCGCAAACTTCATGAATATCAATTGGAAGATCTTTCTTGA